The sequence ctttttgctgcaccgaatagtccggtgccatatggacagtccggtgccacaccggacagtccggtggcctcTGACTTTTGCGCTCTGACTTCTATGTGGCACTATTTGCCACTGtagacttttgcagtcgaccgttggcgcacaggGAGCCATtgttccgctggctcaccggacagtccggtgaattatagcagagcgtgcccaaggaattcccgagagtggcctgttcgttTGCTGGCTAGCCTGGTCcatcagacagtgtccggtgcgccaaatatTAGCACACagtcctttgctccaaatttgattgtgtccctaactgaatttctttcttggtttgtgttgaaccttatgcacctgagataaatgatatctagacaaactagttactcCACGTGGTTtatgttggtcgtcaaccaccaaaatcgattatagaaaataattaggtccatttccctttcaccggtAAAAGGGCCCACGTGggcttctttgccgagggccggtacagtagacactcgacaaagagagcCTTTCCTGAGTGTCACGATGGCACTTTGCAAAGACTCTGTCACTGTCCCCTAGGGCTGTGACGGTGAtttttctttaccgagtgtccgataataagtactcggcaaagaagctgttgccgatgtacagttcaccaAGACTTTTttaccgagtgtcacactcggcaaagacttcgccgagtgttttccttgctttgtcgagtgcttcaggcactcggcgaaGTAGTTGTGTCCGGTAATAAGTGCACAGAACGTTGGTAGGGCGCAACACGACGAGCCAAGTTGAGCCCCATGTTACAAAGGCTATGGGTCAGCATAGCCCGAATGATGGCACATGGGAAATACGAGACAACCAGGTAACCCTCAAAGCCCACGAGCGCATGTGGCCCTACCCCATTTAGAACGATTGGTGTTACCCTTGCCTTATGGCTCCTTCCTAGGGAATCCACTCCTGGCTGACCCCTCTcttggcctataaaagggagggttgACCCCCAAGCAAGGGAGTTGAGTTCTTTCGGATACACACCTAGAAGGACGGATCTCTGACGAGTCGATGAACAGGAGGAAGAGCACCGACGAGGACCCGAAGGCCGGAGCCCCCCAACCCCCCGCCAAGCCAAGACTAAGCTAGACTCCACTTTGTAGCCTTAGCTCCACTTCCACCCCGATAAGAGACTTGatagcctctcctccctctctcgctcgcttgTGACCGTTCTACGAgttttgatcatcaatggtgccgGTAGTGCAAGCCGCTGATGACTGGAAGTAGGGACGTTCTgtccgaaccagtataaatcttgcgtCCATCGCGTACACCGACGAAGCCCGGAATGCACACAATAAATTTATTTGTTGGAGcgaggttcgaaacaccgacGAAGTGTTTTTTTCATGGTGGTTTTAATTGTCTGATAAGTTTTAAACCACAAAAGATGTCCTGCCTTATTAAGATCACGATATATTGGGTCACCAAATAATAAAACAAAGTATTTAGATCTTATGAAGTTAGCTCTGGAAGCTTCTATAAACAggtttttttctaaaaaaatagGAAAATATCCATCAAAAGCTGGAAATTTTCTAGGTCGCCAGCGGTTATAAGCCAACTATTTcttagagctgatttggtgaccaaAGAATTAGAGAATATTAATGAGAAAGTAAATCTCTTGCTATTCAAATAAGATCTTGTTTGGATATTCTCGTATTTACCTCAATTGATTGAGACGTAAATTAGTTTAAATTACACTCTAATCTAACTTATTACATATAGATTGGAGTGAATACAAGAGTATTTAAATAAAGCCTTATTAGAGGAGATTCATAGGAAAATAAATATCTTGTATTCAAATTTAAATAGAAAAAATCACTCTAATTTTTTCATTTGTCACGTTTTAATTTAAATATGAACTAACGATCTATAAATACTaaaaatggatgcaacgttactTCTCTATGGACCACTCCGATTCCTTAGTCATCAAACCCGCCCTTACAGTCTTATCCATCGCGGCCTCGCCGTCCAGCAGCTAGCTACGACCTAGCTCTGGGCCTCTGGCTCTGTGCCTCGCCCGAGCTGCAGCTCCACTCTCCGGTGCACCATGGCCGTCCTGACGAAGGTGCTTCTCCGTCTCTTCTTCACCACTGGTGGCCTCATCGTCTTCCTGTTGTTTCCCGCGTCCTGCCTTGCTCGTCCTCCTCATTCCAGCAGCAACTACAACTACAACTACTACTGCGACTGGTGCCCTCGCCGTTCCACCGCCTCCCCCGACCTCGACGGTAAATAAGACTAGTTGTCTCATTTGTAAGTACGTGTGATGAAGCTCTCAGCTCAACTTCCTTCTTATCCGGGCCACTTGTTCACGTCAATGTGCAGCGTCGTTGCTGCGTTCTTGTGGAACTAGTAGAGACGGCGACGACGGtggcttcgactgcgggtacgggGCTGCGGAGCAGCTGGACGGAGGTGGAGCTCCCCACGTCGCCGCCGCGGGCGCCGACTCCTTCCGCGCCGGTGCCGGCTGCGGCGCCTGCTACCAGGTGGGTGTGGCCGTGTGGGTCAGTGGGTGCACTGCAGTGCGGACGACTTGCTCATCCGCAATGTGTGTTCATCAAATGGATTATATATGGACACCTTCCTGCTTGCAGTTGAGGTGCAGAGACCGGAGGGTGtgcggcgccggcgccgtcaaGGTCGTCGTGGTAGCCGGCTTGGCCAACCGGACGGGGTTCGTGCTCACCCGAGAGGCTTTCGCTGCGATGATGGCCAGGCCGCGCGTTTCGTCCGATGACCAACTGCTGCCCGGCTTGGGTGGCAATATGGTTGAGGTCGacttcaggaggtgatgctgtttCTGCAGTACCTATACACATTTGATTTTGAAACCCACGACCGATGCTGTGGCCGATGCCGCCGGCCATTGTTGATGCTGTTCCGAGCTAAAGATCCAACCTTGACCGATGCAGAATACCTtgcgagtacaagaacaggaaccTGTCTGTACGCATCGACGAGGAAGGGAGCCGGCACCCGGCGCACCTGGCCATCACCTTCCTGTACCAGGGCGGGCAGACGGACATCGCGGCCGTCGAGCTCTCGCACGCGCACGCGCAGCCGCCGTCGTGGCGGCCCATGGCGCCCTTGCGCAGGCGCGGCATCGTGACGTGGCGCACCTCAAGCGCGCCGGCCGGGCCGCTGCAGCTCCGCCTCGTCGTCACGGCCGGCGTCGGCGGCAAGTGGCTGCGGGCCGGCGGGGACGTGCTGCCGGCTGACTGGCGACCTGGGCAGGTGCACGACACGGGGCTCCGGGTCCGCGACGTCGCCCTGAGCTCCTGCGCCCGCTCCTGCCGCGGCGCCGCTACAGCCGGCGCCAGCGAGGAGCTCAGGTAGAGTAGATTAGATGTAggcatggcatggcatggcatACAATGGCATTGGGCTGGAGGCGAGCGAGATTAGCTTGCTGCTTGAGTGCCCATGAAGGATGATCGTGTTTGTCCATTGAGGAAAATTAAAAGCAAACCAGCAGAGAGCTGATCTCTGATGATCTGACGCAGTCCATGGGAATGGAAGCAAAGTTGGTTTTTTGCTGACTAATGGACGGTAAAATGAGCGACCGATGGATCTGTCATCTGATTCACACATGCATGGACGCATTGCATAAATTTTTTATGCTAATTAAGTTTAACCGAATTGTCTTATTCAAAAGTTTTACacaaaaaaatgaaaaattcTAAGGCATATGCTAAACGATATGATATCACTGTAAAAAATGAATAATATTTATGAAAGTTTTCGAATAAGAAGAGCTAGTCTAATTTGGTGTATGGAGGGGATGTAATATATGCTGACACTAAAAAGGTTGATTGTAAagtcttttttaaaaaaaatacgaaaacaacatatatatatatatatatatatatatatatatttatatttatatatatataaatagaaTACAACCCCGGTGCTCGTACGAATTTATCTTTTTTTCATATGAACTTTGATGTGGCGGGTTCCATGCATCATAATTTTCTCCTATAAATAGAAATAAGGTGGCATGTCAATACCATGTACGGGTCCCATACTCCCATGCATGACAGCATCATTTGCATGCAAGGCATGCATGGCTTAACGACTGACGGTCATGCTGGATTTGTGTCATGTAGTGTCACATGTGTGGCAAGCATGCATTCAAGCACTCGTGCATGGCTCCAAAAGTCTCTTATATTCTTTCGAATAGACTGTAATAGAGATTTCAATAAAAATATATTCTccagctactactactactagcaGCTATACTGAGATTTCCAAATATTGTTATTATTGTGATTCGAATTTCTCGTTAGTCAATGGTAGCGAGAGAGGAATCGGTTCTCTAATAAGGCATGCACATGATATAGAAAAAAAAATGTTAAAGAATCCAAAGGTCGTCCAGGGAGCGATTTTTTCTTCAAATGTTTCTCCAAACAATAATTTGGAAAATGAGTTTAAAGTTCTGTTTGTTaacctctaga is a genomic window of Zea mays cultivar B73 chromosome 5, Zm-B73-REFERENCE-NAM-5.0, whole genome shotgun sequence containing:
- the LOC107403072 gene encoding Expansin-like A4 precursor, with amino-acid sequence MAVLTKVLLRLFFTTGGLIVFLLFPASCLARPPHSSSNYNYNYYCDWCPRRSTASPDLDASLLRSCGTSRDGDDGGFDCGYGAAEQLDGGGAPHVAAAGADSFRAGAGCGACYQLRCRDRRVCGAGAVKVVVVAGLANRTGFVLTREAFAAMMARPRVSSDDQLLPGLGGNMVEVDFRRIPCEYKNRNLSVRIDEEGSRHPAHLAITFLYQGGQTDIAAVELSHAHAQPPSWRPMAPLRRRGIVTWRTSSAPAGPLQLRLVVTAGVGGKWLRAGGDVLPADWRPGQVHDTGLRVRDVALSSCARSCRGAATAGASEELR